A single region of the Actinomycetota bacterium genome encodes:
- a CDS encoding DNA polymerase ligase N-terminal domain-containing protein — protein sequence MKLEKYWEKRKFEKTPEPRGEVKETGLNRFVVQKHQATRLHYDFRLEMDGVLKSWAVPKGIPTKRGIKYLAVEVEVHPVDYLDFQGIIPPGEYGAGTVEIWDSGEYELIERKPDRLEFILKGKRLSGKFVLILMRKKGKGNWLLFKA from the coding sequence ATGAAACTGGAGAAATACTGGGAAAAGCGAAAATTTGAGAAGACTCCCGAACCGAGAGGAGAGGTGAAGGAGACTGGTCTTAACCGATTCGTGGTGCAAAAGCACCAAGCTACTCGCCTCCATTACGATTTTCGTCTGGAGATGGATGGTGTCCTGAAGTCCTGGGCTGTGCCGAAGGGGATTCCCACTAAACGGGGCATCAAATATCTGGCAGTTGAGGTCGAGGTTCATCCCGTTGACTACCTAGATTTCCAGGGAATCATCCCTCCCGGAGAATACGGGGCGGGGACCGTTGAGATTTGGGACTCGGGAGAATATGAGCTCATTGAAAGGAAACCCGATCGCCTCGAATTTATCCTTAAGGGAAAACGCCTGAGTGGAAAATTCGTGCTGATCCTCATGCGCAAGAAGGGGAAGGGGAATTGGTTGCTCTTTAAAGCGTGA
- a CDS encoding ABC transporter permease subunit: MTVEGYLSAYFLALWWIIIVGGYVIAFATAIVGKEIADGTIEILLAQPISRTKIILGKFLACLFYLAILTFVTIGSTGLLALFYDVEIKTEGLLAVGFLGFLFFAFIAAFSLFLSVILKERGRVVILSVAFLIASHLLNALADLSETLKDFRFLSIFKYYNSMEALKTGNIPWSDALLFLGLSLLCLIASILIFRREDIAIV, from the coding sequence ATGACGGTTGAGGGCTATCTTTCGGCATATTTTCTTGCTCTCTGGTGGATCATCATCGTTGGGGGCTATGTGATTGCTTTTGCCACCGCCATCGTGGGCAAAGAGATCGCGGATGGCACGATTGAGATTTTGCTGGCGCAACCGATTTCGCGGACCAAAATCATTTTGGGCAAGTTTTTGGCTTGTCTTTTTTATCTCGCCATTTTAACCTTTGTTACCATTGGAAGCACCGGGCTACTCGCTCTCTTTTACGACGTTGAAATTAAAACTGAAGGGCTTCTTGCGGTTGGTTTTTTGGGTTTTCTGTTTTTTGCTTTTATTGCAGCATTTTCTCTATTTCTATCTGTAATTCTTAAAGAAAGAGGTCGGGTGGTTATTCTTTCTGTAGCTTTCCTTATTGCCTCCCATCTTTTAAACGCTTTGGCTGATTTGAGCGAAACCTTAAAGGATTTTCGTTTTCTTTCCATTTTTAAGTATTACAACTCCATGGAAGCTTTAAAGACGGGGAATATCCCTTGGTCAGATGCTCTGCTTTTTCTTGGGCTAAGCCTCCTTTGTCTTATCGCATCCATTCTCATCTTTAGAAGAGAAGATATAGCTATAGTTTAA
- a CDS encoding DUF72 domain-containing protein, protein MARVFVGTSGYNYLHWWNGVFYPPDVPPRRWLEFYAQHFDTVELNVSFYRLPRRNVFEGWRNRTPNNFIFAVKGSRFITHVKKLAGCEDPLKLFFDNASGLKEKLGIVLWQLPPGLHMDRKRLEKFCELLAQNEIARNTRHAFEFRHKSWFCDEIYELLSKYNFSLCVAHSNRWPFVEISTADFVYLRFHGGEILYGSNYSDDELKDWSSKAKKWLDEGRYIYAYFNNDAYGFAIYNALKLRELIQG, encoded by the coding sequence GAGTATTCGTGGGCACGAGCGGTTACAATTATCTACATTGGTGGAATGGTGTTTTTTATCCTCCCGATGTCCCTCCGAGAAGGTGGCTCGAATTTTACGCTCAACATTTTGACACAGTGGAATTAAACGTTTCCTTTTACCGCCTTCCAAGGAGGAATGTCTTTGAAGGGTGGCGCAATCGCACACCCAATAATTTCATCTTTGCCGTTAAGGGCAGTCGTTTCATTACTCACGTCAAGAAATTAGCTGGTTGCGAGGATCCCCTGAAGCTATTCTTCGACAACGCCAGCGGTCTAAAAGAGAAACTTGGGATCGTTTTATGGCAGCTCCCACCGGGACTGCACATGGATAGGAAAAGATTGGAGAAATTTTGCGAATTGCTTGCCCAAAATGAGATTGCTCGAAATACCCGCCATGCATTCGAGTTCCGCCATAAGAGCTGGTTCTGTGATGAAATCTACGAATTACTTTCAAAGTACAATTTTTCTCTCTGCGTTGCCCACTCAAATCGCTGGCCCTTTGTGGAAATCTCCACCGCGGACTTCGTCTATCTGCGTTTCCATGGCGGGGAAATCCTCTATGGCTCCAATTACTCCGATGACGAGCTTAAAGACTGGTCTTCTAAAGCGAAAAAATGGCTCGATGAGGGGAGATATATTTACGCTTATTTCAATAATGACGCCTATGGCTTTGCCATTTATAATGCCTTAAAATTAAGGGAGTTGATTCAAGGATAG